Proteins from a genomic interval of Streptomyces fodineus:
- a CDS encoding SDR family oxidoreductase, producing the protein MSSPDPQVRAARNPSTPSALRGPVVAVTGAATGVGALLTERLAACAEIKQVVAIDERRGECADAAWHILDVRDPAIADKLRGADVVVHLALDLDLGSDAAARTAYNVRGTQTVLTAAAAAGVHRVVLCTSSMVYGALPDNELPLSEDAELRATAEATGVGDMLEIERLARRAPRAHPGLNVTVVRPAVLVGGTDTALTRYFESPRLLVVAGSRPAWQFCHVEDLCSALEYAVLEKVDGELAVGCDGWLEQEEVEELSGIRRMELPSAVALGAAARLHRIGLTPSPAGDLAYTMYPWVVSGSRLHDAGWRPRWTNEEVLAELLEEVSGRHTVAGRRLGRKDATAAGAAGATVALLGAAAVVRRARKARRRA; encoded by the coding sequence GTGAGTTCCCCAGATCCGCAGGTTCGCGCAGCGCGAAACCCCTCAACCCCGTCCGCCCTGCGCGGACCCGTCGTCGCGGTCACCGGCGCCGCCACCGGAGTCGGCGCCCTGCTCACCGAGCGGCTCGCCGCCTGTGCGGAGATCAAGCAGGTCGTCGCCATCGACGAGCGGCGCGGGGAGTGCGCCGACGCCGCATGGCACATCCTCGACGTGCGCGACCCCGCCATCGCGGACAAGCTGCGCGGCGCGGATGTGGTGGTGCATCTGGCGCTCGACCTGGATCTCGGCAGCGACGCGGCCGCTCGTACCGCCTACAACGTCCGGGGGACGCAGACCGTCCTGACGGCCGCCGCGGCGGCCGGCGTGCACCGGGTCGTGCTGTGCACCTCGTCGATGGTCTACGGCGCGCTGCCGGACAACGAGCTGCCCCTTTCGGAGGACGCCGAGCTGCGCGCGACCGCCGAGGCCACCGGGGTCGGCGACATGCTGGAGATCGAGCGGCTGGCGCGGCGGGCACCGCGGGCGCATCCGGGGCTGAACGTCACCGTCGTACGGCCCGCCGTGCTGGTCGGGGGCACGGACACCGCGCTGACCCGGTACTTCGAGTCGCCGCGGCTGCTCGTCGTCGCCGGGTCGCGGCCCGCCTGGCAGTTCTGCCACGTCGAGGACCTGTGCAGCGCTCTGGAGTACGCCGTCCTGGAGAAGGTCGACGGGGAACTGGCCGTCGGCTGCGACGGGTGGCTGGAGCAGGAGGAGGTCGAGGAGCTGAGCGGGATCCGGCGAATGGAGCTGCCGTCGGCGGTCGCGCTCGGCGCCGCGGCCCGGCTGCACCGGATCGGGCTCACACCGTCTCCGGCGGGGGACCTGGCGTACACGATGTACCCCTGGGTGGTCAGCGGGAGCCGGTTGCACGACGCCGGGTGGCGGCCGCGGTGGACCAACGAGGAGGTGCTCGCGGAGCTGCTGGAGGAGGTCTCCGGGCGGCACACGGTGGCCGGGCGGCGGTTGGGACGCAAGGACGCCACCGCCGCGGGCGCCGCCGGGGCCACGGTGGCCCTGCTGGGCGCGGCGGCCGTCGTACGGCGGGCCCGGAAGGCCCGGCGCCGGGCGTGA
- a CDS encoding AIM24 family protein — MNQPLAGYAPAPVTARMENHGNHMLKVAMQTGNDLLARVGSMVAYEGFVQYEPNPPAVRQIARDWITGEGAPLMKCTGDGLLYLADYGANVVVINLNGDGISVNATNLLAFDAHLSWGVERVKGLAKFAGQGLWNTRISGQGWVALTSRGEPIVVDCGGGEDETYVDPDALVAWSPNLKVKGKRSFKAQSLIGRGSGEAYQMAFSGQGIVVVQPSEDSTDRIRIRG; from the coding sequence ATGAACCAGCCGCTCGCGGGCTACGCCCCCGCACCCGTCACCGCCCGCATGGAGAACCACGGCAACCACATGCTGAAGGTCGCCATGCAGACCGGAAACGACCTTCTCGCGCGCGTGGGCTCGATGGTCGCCTACGAAGGCTTCGTCCAGTACGAGCCCAACCCGCCCGCCGTCCGCCAGATCGCCCGTGACTGGATCACCGGCGAGGGCGCGCCTTTGATGAAGTGCACCGGGGACGGCCTGCTCTACCTCGCCGACTACGGCGCGAACGTCGTCGTGATCAACCTCAACGGCGACGGCATCTCCGTCAATGCCACCAACCTGCTGGCCTTCGACGCCCACCTCAGCTGGGGCGTGGAGCGTGTGAAGGGGCTCGCGAAGTTCGCCGGGCAGGGGCTGTGGAACACCAGGATCTCCGGGCAGGGCTGGGTCGCGCTGACCTCCCGGGGCGAGCCGATCGTCGTCGACTGCGGCGGCGGTGAGGACGAGACGTACGTCGACCCGGACGCGCTCGTCGCCTGGTCGCCGAACCTGAAGGTGAAGGGCAAGCGCAGCTTCAAGGCGCAGTCGCTGATCGGCCGGGGCAGCGGTGAGGCCTACCAGATGGCCTTCTCCGGCCAGGGCATCGTCGTCGTCCAGCCCAGCGAGGACAGCACCGACCGCATCCGGATCCGGGGCTGA
- a CDS encoding NUDIX hydrolase — MSLYDDAVLVLKGYEGQDELRQAYLDHLEAHPDGMWKACEAGHVTASALVIDPERGRVLLTLHRKLRMWLQMGGHCEPGDASLAAAALREATEESGVPGLTLLPGGPVRLDRHPIPAPCHWHYDVQYAALAPAGAAHAISDESLDLRWFPYGEVADVADESVVRLLEAARARL; from the coding sequence GTGAGCCTGTACGACGACGCGGTCCTCGTCCTGAAGGGGTACGAGGGCCAGGACGAGCTGCGCCAGGCCTACCTGGACCACCTGGAGGCGCATCCCGACGGCATGTGGAAGGCCTGCGAGGCGGGCCATGTGACGGCGAGCGCCCTGGTGATCGATCCGGAGCGCGGCCGGGTGCTGCTCACCCTGCACAGGAAGCTGCGGATGTGGCTGCAGATGGGCGGCCACTGCGAGCCGGGTGACGCCTCGCTCGCGGCCGCGGCCCTGCGGGAGGCCACGGAGGAGTCGGGGGTGCCCGGGCTGACGCTGCTGCCCGGCGGCCCGGTGCGCCTGGACCGGCACCCGATCCCGGCGCCGTGCCACTGGCACTACGACGTGCAGTACGCGGCGCTCGCCCCGGCGGGCGCCGCCCACGCGATCAGCGACGAGTCCCTGGACCTGCGCTGGTTCCCCTACGGCGAGGTGGCGGACGTGGCCGACGAGTCGGTCGTCCGCCTGCTGGAGGCGGCCCGGGCGCGCCTCTGA
- a CDS encoding zinc-dependent metalloprotease — MSDTPFGFGLPPEEPEDGDEGKKKDQQSGGGQGPANPFGFGGLPGAGGFGGPGADNPLAAMFGSLNPTDLGAAFQQLGQMLSYEGGPVNWDMAKQIARQTVAQGTPDGTKDASVGPAERKAVEEAVRLADLWLDDATSLPSGSGSAVAWSRAEWVEATLPAWQELVDPVAERVGAAMGDVLPEEMQAMAGPLIGMMRSMGGAMFGTQIGQAVGVLAGEVVGSTDIGLPLGPAGKAALLPANVEAFGKDLSVPQEEVRLYLALREAAHQRLFAHVPWLRSHLFGAVDGYARGIKVDTAKLEDVVGQFDPQNPEQLQDALQQGMFQPEDTPEQKAALARLETALALVEGWVDAVVHAAAKPRLSSADALRETLRRRRATGGPAEQTFATLIGLELRPRRLRDASRLWASLTDARGVDGRDGLWAHPDMLPTASDLDDPDGFVHREQLDFSELDKMLGEAADGSAGKPDLRKKDDDTEGDDTE; from the coding sequence GTGAGTGACACCCCATTCGGATTCGGCCTTCCGCCGGAGGAGCCGGAAGACGGCGACGAGGGCAAGAAGAAGGACCAGCAGAGCGGTGGTGGGCAGGGACCGGCCAACCCGTTCGGCTTCGGCGGTCTGCCCGGAGCCGGGGGCTTTGGCGGCCCCGGCGCCGACAATCCGCTCGCAGCGATGTTCGGGTCCCTGAACCCCACCGATCTGGGCGCCGCGTTCCAGCAGCTCGGCCAGATGCTCTCCTACGAGGGCGGCCCGGTGAACTGGGACATGGCCAAGCAGATCGCCCGCCAGACGGTCGCCCAGGGCACCCCGGACGGCACGAAGGACGCGAGCGTCGGCCCGGCCGAGCGCAAGGCGGTCGAGGAGGCCGTCCGCCTGGCCGACCTGTGGCTGGACGACGCGACGTCCCTGCCGTCGGGCTCGGGCTCGGCCGTGGCCTGGTCCCGCGCGGAGTGGGTCGAGGCGACCCTGCCGGCCTGGCAGGAGCTGGTCGACCCGGTCGCCGAGCGGGTCGGCGCGGCCATGGGCGACGTCCTGCCGGAGGAGATGCAGGCCATGGCGGGCCCGCTGATCGGCATGATGCGCTCGATGGGCGGCGCGATGTTCGGCACGCAGATCGGGCAGGCCGTCGGCGTGCTCGCGGGCGAGGTCGTCGGCTCCACCGACATCGGTCTGCCGCTCGGCCCGGCCGGCAAGGCCGCACTGCTCCCGGCCAACGTGGAGGCCTTCGGCAAGGACCTCAGCGTGCCCCAGGAGGAGGTGCGGCTGTACCTGGCCCTGCGCGAGGCGGCCCACCAGCGCCTGTTCGCGCACGTGCCGTGGCTGCGCTCGCACCTGTTCGGCGCGGTCGACGGGTACGCGCGCGGGATCAAGGTCGACACGGCCAAGCTGGAGGACGTCGTCGGCCAGTTCGACCCGCAGAACCCCGAGCAGCTGCAGGACGCGCTCCAGCAGGGCATGTTCCAGCCGGAGGACACCCCGGAGCAGAAGGCCGCCCTGGCCCGTCTGGAGACCGCTCTGGCGCTCGTCGAGGGCTGGGTGGACGCGGTGGTCCACGCGGCCGCCAAGCCGCGTCTGTCGTCCGCGGACGCCCTGCGCGAGACCCTGCGCCGCCGCCGCGCCACCGGCGGCCCGGCGGAGCAGACGTTCGCCACGCTGATCGGCCTGGAGCTGCGCCCGCGCCGGCTGCGCGACGCCTCCCGCCTGTGGGCCTCGCTCACGGACGCGCGCGGGGTCGACGGCCGGGACGGCCTGTGGGCCCACCCGGACATGCTGCCGACGGCGAGCGACCTGGACGACCCGGACGGCTTCGTGCACCGCGAGCAGCTGGACTTCTCGGAGCTGGACAAGATGCTGGGCGAGGCGGCGGACGGCTCCGCCGGGAAGCCGGACCTGCGCAAGAAGGACGACGACACCGAGGGCGACGACACCGAGTGA
- a CDS encoding molybdenum cofactor biosynthesis protein MoaE → MAHANEHPGEQAARDPIKLIAVRETALSLDEVFQAVGDDAAGGVALFVGTVRNHDSGADVDALGYSCHPSAEAEMRRIAEKVVAEYPVRALAAVHRVGDLRVGDLAVVVAVACPHRAEAFDACRKLIDDLKHDVPIWKHQRFSDGTDEWVGA, encoded by the coding sequence ATGGCACACGCGAACGAGCACCCCGGTGAGCAGGCGGCGCGAGATCCCATCAAGCTGATCGCCGTCCGGGAGACCGCGCTCTCCTTGGACGAGGTGTTCCAGGCGGTCGGGGACGACGCGGCCGGGGGCGTCGCCCTGTTCGTGGGGACCGTCCGCAATCACGACTCGGGCGCCGACGTGGACGCGCTGGGCTACTCCTGCCACCCGAGTGCCGAGGCCGAGATGCGGCGGATCGCCGAGAAGGTCGTGGCCGAGTATCCGGTGCGGGCGCTGGCCGCCGTGCACCGGGTGGGGGACCTGCGGGTGGGGGATCTCGCCGTGGTCGTCGCTGTGGCCTGCCCGCACCGGGCCGAGGCCTTCGACGCCTGCCGGAAGCTGATCGACGACCTCAAGCACGACGTGCCCATATGGAAGCACCAGAGGTTCTCCGACGGCACCGATGAATGGGTCGGCGCGTAG
- a CDS encoding AIM24 family protein, translating to MQSPLFAHNDLQTQERWSLQNSQLLRVVLEGHDDILARKGTMVAYQGLVEFDAEYRSNNQARAQAYTGEGLDLMRCHGQGTVYLANLAQHVHIMDVEQDGLTVDSSYVLAMDSSLHYEVIAVDSLYGISGSGKYQLNITGRGRVALMTSGAPLLMQVTPDKYVNCDADAIVAWSTGLRVQMQAQTHSSGVWRRRGNTGEGWELSFMGSGFALVQPSELLPPQNAVIGQGLAAQFGMGQHGARAQNQGNVWS from the coding sequence ATGCAGAGCCCGCTTTTCGCGCACAACGACCTCCAGACGCAGGAACGCTGGAGCCTGCAGAACTCGCAGCTGCTCCGCGTCGTCCTGGAGGGCCACGACGACATCCTCGCCCGCAAGGGCACCATGGTCGCCTACCAGGGCCTGGTCGAGTTCGACGCCGAGTACCGCAGCAACAACCAGGCACGCGCGCAGGCGTACACCGGCGAGGGCCTGGACCTGATGCGCTGTCACGGACAGGGCACGGTGTATCTCGCCAACCTCGCCCAGCACGTGCACATCATGGACGTCGAGCAGGACGGGCTGACCGTCGACAGCTCCTACGTCCTCGCCATGGACTCCTCGCTGCACTACGAGGTCATCGCCGTCGACAGCCTCTACGGCATCTCCGGCTCCGGGAAGTACCAGCTGAACATCACCGGGCGCGGCAGGGTCGCCCTGATGACCTCCGGCGCGCCGCTGCTGATGCAGGTCACGCCCGACAAGTACGTCAACTGCGACGCGGACGCGATCGTCGCCTGGTCCACCGGGCTGCGCGTGCAGATGCAGGCCCAGACGCATTCCTCCGGAGTGTGGCGGAGGCGCGGGAACACCGGTGAGGGCTGGGAGCTGAGCTTCATGGGCTCCGGGTTCGCGCTGGTCCAGCCCAGTGAGCTGCTGCCGCCGCAGAACGCGGTGATCGGGCAGGGCCTCGCCGCCCAGTTCGGCATGGGGCAGCACGGGGCGCGCGCGCAGAACCAGGGGAACGTCTGGAGCTGA